AGCGCTGCAGCGTCCAGATGGCAATCACCCCGCACCACAGATTCTCGCCCGTCGAGCCGAACTGCAGGGGAATGCGGGCGGGGCCGAGATAGACCTCCACGGCGTAGATGTCCGTGAGCGGGATCGCGTCCAGGCTCGTGTCGAGAGGTCGCAGCACATTGTCGACCATGACCCGGAGCACGCAGACCGTGCCCCCGGTCCCTTCCTGGAGCGAGGCGTTTCCTCCTCGACGCGAGACGGCCATCATGCCGCCGTCCCGTGACGTGACGTCGATGCCACGCACCGGACGCAGCAGGTCGGAGAGCAGCGAGGCGCGCTCCCGCTGGATATCGGCTCGCCGGATCGCGGCATTGGGAACGCCGCGGCGAATGCGCTCGTCGATCTCGGTCTGACGTGCTTCATTGCGGCGGGCCGTGGTCCGCAGCGTCTCGAGCATCCTGTTCGTGTTGCGGAGCTGCACGTCCACATCGTTCTCTCCTCCCGACAGCTGCAATCGACGGGAGACGGGTTCGAGACCGGCCTGTCGCACCAGGAGATCGACGGTGTCCGCCACCGTGGTCAGTCGCACGACGCCCTCCACGTCAGTCGTCATGAGCGTATCGCTCGTCGCGGTGGACAGAATCACCTCGGCGCCGTGGATGGGCGCGCCGGATCCATCGCGCACGCGCACCGCCAGCAGTGCCGACGAGGCGCCCCCGCCCCCCGCTGCTTCCGCCGCCGCGATCTCTACGGCCTGCTGAGCCTCGCGGGCGGCGCCGGCCAGCTGGCCGAGCGGCACGGTGAGCCGCACACTCTCATGCAGCGTCGATGGCGCAAGGCGCACCGTCGACATGATGCCGGTGCGACGCTCGATCACGGTGCCCACCTGCACCGGTGTTTCCAGGGGAATCGGACACAGCACGAATCGTCCGTCCACGGTGGTCCGGGTCTCGGCGCGGTCATCCCGGTATCCCAGGAGACTTCCGTCGGCCAGCACCACCCGCCAACTCGCGCGCACCGGCACACCGACCAGCGGTGCGCCGCTCGGACCGATGACGCGCCCGGAGATGGCGCCGCGTTCAGGAGCCCGCAGCCCGCCACAGCTGCCTTCGAGCAGACTCGACACCGCCTCGCGATCGGCCTGCTCCCGACTGGCCTGCTGCTGCTGGGCCCACAGACGTTCCGCCTCCTCGGCCCGCCGCGTCTCCGCGCTGTCCACGAACAGGACCGCCGAGGAGAGGCGTACATTCATCACCACGCCCCCGCTGACGTGCACCCGCTCGAGGCGCCGGAAACTCTGCTCCGGTGCCGCCTGCCGCGACAAGTCGGGACCGATGCGCGACTCGGAGGTCTGTGGCATGCGGATCTGCCAGTTGCGCACGAACCAGATCCCCGAGGTCGTCGTATCGAACGCCACAGTGCCGCCGATGCGTCCTTCCCGGTCTTCGGCGGTCGGTGGGTCGTAGTGGTAGACCACTTCGTGCAGCACCGTCGATCCCGGGCGCATCCAGATCGTGCCGCTGATATCGCGGACACGATCCCGCCGGATCACCGGGCGGAACTGGATGCCGAGTGCATCGGGGTGTGTGGAATCACCTTGAACCACCTGGAAGCAGTGCAGGTCGGAGAAATGCCGGGAAAGCAGGACATGGGCATCGGGCGCGTGATACGTGATGCTGTCACCTTCCGGCACGACGTAGCCGACACGGGCCAGCGAATCGATCGCGATGCTGACGAATGGGCTGGTGGACGCGCGGACTTCGATCGCGTTGGCTTCCACCCCGGCCTCACCTCCCTTCCGGTCTTCCAGGCGCCGGTATCGACGGTAGGTGGCTCTGGACTCGCCGTCAGGGGTCGTGGACACACTGGCCAGGAACGCCGTGCGAGCCTCCGCGAGCAGCTGCCCCACCAACGTCGTGCTGTCGGGCCGCCGGCGGCATCCACTCGACGCACGGACATCGAATCGGGCGAGTTGGATCGGCTGTTCGGAAACGACGATCGGTTCGGATATCGTCTCACCAGCCCCGATCCGGAAGGGCCCCCGCACGAGCGGACGCTGTCCCACCCGCAGGACGCGCACGCGATACACTCCGGCCCCGGGGGCCTGCAGCAGATAGTGTCCCGTCGCCGAGGTCGTACCACGGGCCAGAATCGTATCGCGGGACTCACCCAGCAGCAGCACGAGGGCACCGCCCACCGGAGCCCTGGAGCCTTCATGCGTGAGCGTGCCGCTCAGACGCTGCGCCTGCACGCCGGAGGCGAGAGACAGCAGGCACCCTGCGATCGACAGAGTCCGTACACGCCTGCCTGACATTGGCGAAAGGAGTCGTTGCATGGGAATGACCGATGGTGGCTCGCGTCAGTGCGAGCGTGTCCAGACAGCGATGAGACCGCACCAGAGATCATTGCGCATGCCGGCAAACTGCGGCGGAATGCGCCCGGGTGCGAACAATTCCACCGCGTAAACCTCCATCGGGGGAATGGCTTCGAGATCGTACTTCTCCGGCAGGAGGACATTGTCCAGCATCACGCGAAGAACACATTCCCGCAGGGGATCCAGCAGACTGGGCCGACTGCCGCGACTGGAGATCGGTACGTACGTGCCTTCCACGGTGGTGCCGATCGACACGCCCCGCATGCGCCGGATCATCTGCAGCAACGAGATCGGATTGACCTTGTCGATGTACTCGCGCCGCACGAAGTCGTTGGGCACGCCGTCGCGAATGCGCCTGTCGATCTCGGCCTCGCGCGCGCTCACCGGTCGCTCGGCCACGGTATGCACCCTGTCCAGCACGGTGCCCGTCGCCCGCATCTGCAGAGAGACCTCATTCTCTCCCGACGTCAGGAGCAGGAGATAGGTCTCGGCCTCGAACCCGACCTGGCGCACCTGCAGCTCGACCGTGTCCGGCGGCAGCGTCTCGAATCGCGCCGCGCCGAAAGCGTCCGTACGTCGCACGACTTCCGTGCCGCGGGTGAAGAGCGCCACTTCGGCATCGCGCGCGACACTGTCGTTGGCCGCGCGCACACGGACCGTCAGGCGCGCCATGGCAGCGGCGGCGGCCGTGCTGGTCGGCGCTGCGGTGCCGGCACCGAACGCCTGGATGGCTGCCTGACGGGCGGCCTGCACTTCCGTCTCGGCCTCGGCGAAGCGCAATGCCGCGCTGTCCACGAACAACGTCTGTCTCCCCACGCGCATGTCGAGCACATCACCGCCACTCACCACGATGCCGACCAATTCCTGGCTCACCCGCCCGGCCACCGGCCGGCGGCCCAGCACGGCGTTGAGGCGATGGAGCACCAGACGCGGCAGGCGCAGGGCGTAGGAACGCACGAACCAGGTGCCCGCCGAAGTGGTGGCAAATTCGACCATCCCGCCGATGCCGGCCTTCTCCTCGTCGCGGCTCACCGGGTCGTACTGGAATTCCACCACCCGCGGGACCGCGGAATCGGGACGCATCCAGATGGTGCCGCGGATGTCGACCACGCCACGTCTCCGCGCGATGGGCTTGAACGCGATCCCCATCGCGCCGGTGTTGCCACCCACACCTTCGACCACCTGGAAACAATGGGTCTCGAGGAAGTGCCTCGACAGCAGCACTTCCGCATCGGGGGCGCGGTACACCACGCTGTCGCCCTCGAGGACCACATAGCCCACGCGGGCCAGCGAATCGGGGGACAGGCTCATGAAGGGCCGGGCGCTGGCCCGTGTGACCGTGCTGCCCTGCTCTTCGCCAGCCGGTTCCCCGCGCAGATCCTCGGGACGCGTGTACAATCGATAGGAAGCACGTGGTTCACCGTCCGGAAGCGCCGACACGCTGGCCAGAAAGGCCGTACGGGCCTCAGTCAGCAGTTGCCCCGCCAGCGTGGCAGGGCCGGGATTGTTCCGGCAACGCGACTCGGCGCGCACATCGAATTGCGCCAGTTGCACGGGCATCTCGCTCACGACGATGCTCACATCGGTGGTCGTCATGGCGCCAACGGGCCATGGTCCCTGCACGATGGGGCGATGACCGATGCGCAGGACGCGAATCCGGTACGTGCCGGGAACCGGCGCCGTCAGCAGAAAGCGCCCACTGCCCGACGTCACCCCGCGCGCGAAGACGGAATCACCCGTCTCCTGCAGCAGCAGGACCACGGCGCCCGCGACAGGCGATCCCGAGACATCGCGGGTGACCGTGCCCGTGATACGCTGCGCACCGGCCGGCCGCGGGGCGACGAACGGCAGGACGCACGTCAGGACAAACAGCAGGACGCGCGCACGGGAGAGTGCACACACCCTGCGGCCCAGGCCGGCGCTCACGGTCCCTTGATCTCGACCTTCTGCTCGGACTTGGGATCCTCGAGCGTCTGCAGCACATCGCGCCAGGAAAACTTCTTGCCGGACCCCAACACCCAATAGTTCATCCATGCCATCTCCGCGGTGCTCTTGAGCAGACGGTTCCGCGCATCCGGAATGCCGTGTGATGCTCCGGGATACATGAACAGCTCGGTCGGCACCCCGACCCGCTTGAGTCCCATATGCAGTTCCACACTCTGCGGACTCGGTACGCGGGGATCCCCTTCCACGACATGGATCATCGTGGGGGTCTTCGCGTTGCGGATATAGCGGATCGGGGACTGCCGCCAGTACGCCTCGAAGTCGTCGTACGGCAACTTGTCTCCCAGATAATGCTGCCGGTTCCGCTGCATGTCACTCTGCGCGTACATCGAGATCCAGTTCGACGTGCCTGCACCGCTGGAGATGGCCTTGAAGCGATTGGTGTGGGTCAGGATCCAATTGCTCCAGTGCCCACCGGCGCTCCAGCCGAGCACCCCCATCCTGGTGCTGTCCACCAGGCCCTGTCCGATGAGCGCATCCACACCGGTCATGATGTCGTTGTAGCCCGGCGGGAAGTAGTTGCCCACGATGCCGACCTTGTGCGCCTCGCCGTAATTGGTGGAGCCCCGGTAGTTGGGCATCAGCACCACCCAGCCGGCGCCGGCGTACGTCTGCGCGCCATATCCTCCATTGAAGCTCAGCAGATCGGCTGCGGCCGGCCCGCCGTGGATAGCCACGAGCAGCGGATACTTCTTGCCCGCCTGGTATCCCACCGGCTTGATGAGCACACCGCCGACCTTCTTCCCATCCTTCGACGTCCAGGTGATCTCGCTGGTCTCGCCCAGCGCGATCTGCTCATGCACCCACGGATTCGCGTCCGTGAGCTGCACCCACGACGCACGGTTCCTGACCGCATCGAGCGAGGCCACGGTGAACAGCGCGGGCGGCGTGGTGGGATCCTGATAGTTGAGCAGGTACCGCTTGCTGTCTTCGTCGAACGACACATTGAGTACGCCATCCACATTCGTGAGCTGCGTGGTCTTCCCCGAAGCCACGTCGAGCGCGAAGAGCTGCGACGTCGCCTTGGCGCCCGTGCTGAAATAGATCGTGCGTCCATCGGGGGCCCAGAAGTTCACCGCATGATCGCCGTCGTAATCGCCGATCTTGCGGAACGGCTGTCCCCTGGCGCTCACGTCGCGGAGATAGACCCGACGGTTCTTCATGTTGAACCGCGTCATGTCGTCCGACGCCGAAAACGCGATCGTCTTCGAGTCGGGCGAGAAGCTCAGTGCGCTCTCGGCGTTCTCTTCGTTGTTGGTCAGACGTTCGACGCTGTTGTCCTGCGTGTCGAGCAGGTACACATCGGCGTAGATGCCTTCTTCGGTGACGTTCCGTTTGTAGCGGTCGTTCGGTGTGGCGTTGAAACCGATCCATCGTCCGTCGGGAGACACGGTGAAACCCGTGACCGCGAGATTCGGGTCTTTTGTCAGCCGGGTTTCCGAACGGGAGGCCAGATCGAAGGCCCAGAGTGAGGCCACCGGCATCTCCGCATTGCGCACGTCCACCGTGAACTTCTTGTCGCGGCGCGCCTTGTCATCGGCATCGACGCTGTCGGCCGTGCTGAAGTAGATGCGGCGCGAGTCCGGCGCGATGCGCCAGGTGCCGACACCCGTGGCGTGTTTCGTGAGCGGCGTGGGCGAGAGTGAATCGAGCGGTGCGCCCCCGGCGAGCGAAGCCACGGCCAGCGCATACAGCTGCTCCTCGTTGCTCTTGCCGCTGCGATAGATCAGCCACTGCCCGTCACGCGTGAACTCGAACGTGGACACGCCATCGCGGGCATTGGTGATACGACGCGCCTCGCCGCCGTCGGCCCGCATGAGGAAGAGCTGCTGCTGACTGGCCTGTCCCGTGGGCGCTTCCCGATTGGACAGGAAGACGAACCAGCCACCCGCCGGTGCCCAGCGCGGCTGCGATTCATTCTTCGCTGTCGTGAACGTGAGCTGCTTCGTGCTCGCCACGCCCCGGTCGGTTTCCACCAGGTAGATGTCACTCTGGCTGGTCGCCTCTTTCCAGTCTGGTGTGGACAGGGTGTACAACACCTGCCGACCATCCGGGGACACCTCGGCGCCCCCCACACTCCGGAGATACTGGGCATCCACCCAGGACATCGGACGCTTGCCCTGCGCCGACACGGTCGTGGCGCCAGCCAGCGCAGCCGCACACAGCAGAGTGCCCCAGGCTGCTGCGCGGGACAGGGGGGGTCGGGTCATCAGCTCGCCTCCGGTACGGGAAACATCATGAAACATTATTCTCTTTCCACCCTCCTTCACCCACAACCCGCGGCCCTCCCGTGAAGTCACTCCGGCTGCTGACGATGGTTCCGGTCGTAGCCCTGCTCGCGCTGTCGACGGCCCCGGCCCCCCTCGTGGCACAGTCGACCGCGCCCTCCTCCCGCATCCTGAAGATCTCCTCGGGGGCGCTGGGCGAGACACGTCTCGTGCACGTGCACCTGCCCGAAGGCTACGCCCTCGCGCATCAGCGCTATCCGGTCGTCGTACTGCTCGATGGACAGGTCCGGGCATTCAACGACATCACGCTCGCGTCCGCCGCCTACGATCTCACCGGCGAGCAGCATCCCATCGCCATGCGACCGCAGATCGTCGTGGCCGTGGAACAGGGCGACCGCGCCGACGATCTCGTCCGGCGACAGGACGCGTTTCTGCACTTTCTCACGGATGAGCTGCTGCCGCGCATCGACAGGGACTATCGCACGGTGCCCTTCCGCACGCTGATCGGGCATTCACTGGGCGGACGGTTTGCCCTGGGCGCACTGTGCCGCGCGCCGCGGGACTTCCCGGCCATCATCGCCATCAGCCCCTCGCTCGCGGATTCACTCGCCTCCGCCGTGGTCCGCTGTGTTCGTGAAGACACCGCGACCGCGCATCGCTTTCTGGCCTTGTCGGCCGGCACCCGCGAACCCCGTGCGCTCGCCAATGTCGAACGCCTGATCGCGGCGCTGCGCGACTCGATACCGCCGCACTGGCACATCACGCGCATCGACGCGCCGGGACTCGATCACACCGGCGCGCCACTGATCACCATCCCCCTGGGACTGCGCTTCATCTTCAGCGACAGCGCCTGGTTGTTTCCCGCAGCCATCGACGACAGCCTGTCGCGTCGACTCGGCGATGCCGACCGCCTGCTCGCGCGTAGCATTGCCGCACGCGATCGTGCGTTCGGCATGCCACGGGGCGCCAGTCTCGATGCGATGGCCACGGAATACGCCCGCGTCGTGCGCGCCTGGCTCTGGCATCGCAATGGTGAACGTGCGGTGGCCAGCGCCAGGCAACTCGTGGAACGTCACCCCGACACGATGCTCTCGCACACGTTGCTCATCGACGCGCTCGACGCCGCCGGTGATCAGACCGGCGCCCGCAAGGCCATCGAAAGTGCGCTCACCTGGTCCAACCGGGTCCCCTGGTTCGATGAGACACAGAAAGCGCGCTTTCAGGCGCAGATGCGGAAGGCCCTATCGGAGCGGATTCCCCGGTAACCTGGGTGTGGTCATGACGAGCGTGTCCACGGGATGCATATCAGCGAGTCGGACCGTACGCTGCGTCATGGTTCGATCGCCGTCGCCGACGGCGCGAATCATGACCGGTGTGTCGTACGGCAGCTCGCACAGTACGAACCGGCCATCACCCTGCGTCCTCGCCTCGCGCGCGCGATTCCGGAAGGTGAGCCGGTCGTCGGTACCCAGTCGGAAATCCGATCGCCATTCGGCGCGGATCAGCACATCGGCCAGCGCCGTTCCTTCCGCGTCGAGCAAACGACCTTCCACGACGCCGACCATCTGCACACTCAGATCGACCTGCGGTCCCGATATCGGTCCACACACCGGGTGTCGCACGGTGCGTCTGTTTGCCGCGCTCTCCCTCGTGGCCAACCTGCCCCGGTTCGCTTCACCGGCCAGTTGAGCGGTATCGGCAAAGAGCACCTCCCGACCCGCCACTTGCATGACCACGCCGCCGAAGACCTGCGTGCCGATCAGGTCGCGAACGATGCGTGCCGGTGCCGGCCTTCCAGAGAGGACAGGAGCCGTGCGGCGGATCCGGACGCGCGGCATGCGCAGCTCCCATTCCCTCACGAGCCATATACCGTCCGCCGTGCTCGCAAACCGCACCACGCCACCAACGCCCATCTGGCGCTCTTCGCGCGACGCCGGATCGAAGACGAATTCAACATCGTTGACCCGGAGATTGCCGGGGTCCATCCAGATCGTCCCGCTGATGTCCACCACGCCCGCAGGCCGATTCACCGGCCGGAACGCCACCCCCAGCATTCCCGACCGGGAGCCCGCGCCCTCGACCACGTGAAAGCAGTGACTTCGGGCAAACGACTCCGACAGCAGCACTTCTGCGTCGGGCCCGCGGTACGTGATGCTGTCCCCTTCGTCGACAACGTAGCCCACCTTCGCGATCGAATCAGGACTCAGGCTGGCAAACGGCCTGGCGGTTTGACGTTTCCGAAGCTCCGAGGTCGAGTCCCCTTCCAGCTGCCCACTGCGGTCGCGGTCATAGCGGAAGAACCGATATGTCGCCTGCCGCTCGCCATCCGCCGTGGAGGAGACACTCGACAGAAATGCGGTGCGGGCATCGCCAAGCAATTGTCCGGC
The nucleotide sequence above comes from Gemmatimonas aurantiaca. Encoded proteins:
- a CDS encoding carboxypeptidase-like regulatory domain-containing protein — its product is MCALSRARVLLFVLTCVLPFVAPRPAGAQRITGTVTRDVSGSPVAGAVVLLLQETGDSVFARGVTSGSGRFLLTAPVPGTYRIRVLRIGHRPIVQGPWPVGAMTTTDVSIVVSEMPVQLAQFDVRAESRCRNNPGPATLAGQLLTEARTAFLASVSALPDGEPRASYRLYTRPEDLRGEPAGEEQGSTVTRASARPFMSLSPDSLARVGYVVLEGDSVVYRAPDAEVLLSRHFLETHCFQVVEGVGGNTGAMGIAFKPIARRRGVVDIRGTIWMRPDSAVPRVVEFQYDPVSRDEEKAGIGGMVEFATTSAGTWFVRSYALRLPRLVLHRLNAVLGRRPVAGRVSQELVGIVVSGGDVLDMRVGRQTLFVDSAALRFAEAETEVQAARQAAIQAFGAGTAAPTSTAAAAAMARLTVRVRAANDSVARDAEVALFTRGTEVVRRTDAFGAARFETLPPDTVELQVRQVGFEAETYLLLLTSGENEVSLQMRATGTVLDRVHTVAERPVSAREAEIDRRIRDGVPNDFVRREYIDKVNPISLLQMIRRMRGVSIGTTVEGTYVPISSRGSRPSLLDPLRECVLRVMLDNVLLPEKYDLEAIPPMEVYAVELFAPGRIPPQFAGMRNDLWCGLIAVWTRSH
- a CDS encoding S9 family peptidase, encoding MTRPPLSRAAAWGTLLCAAALAGATTVSAQGKRPMSWVDAQYLRSVGGAEVSPDGRQVLYTLSTPDWKEATSQSDIYLVETDRGVASTKQLTFTTAKNESQPRWAPAGGWFVFLSNREAPTGQASQQQLFLMRADGGEARRITNARDGVSTFEFTRDGQWLIYRSGKSNEEQLYALAVASLAGGAPLDSLSPTPLTKHATGVGTWRIAPDSRRIYFSTADSVDADDKARRDKKFTVDVRNAEMPVASLWAFDLASRSETRLTKDPNLAVTGFTVSPDGRWIGFNATPNDRYKRNVTEEGIYADVYLLDTQDNSVERLTNNEENAESALSFSPDSKTIAFSASDDMTRFNMKNRRVYLRDVSARGQPFRKIGDYDGDHAVNFWAPDGRTIYFSTGAKATSQLFALDVASGKTTQLTNVDGVLNVSFDEDSKRYLLNYQDPTTPPALFTVASLDAVRNRASWVQLTDANPWVHEQIALGETSEITWTSKDGKKVGGVLIKPVGYQAGKKYPLLVAIHGGPAAADLLSFNGGYGAQTYAGAGWVVLMPNYRGSTNYGEAHKVGIVGNYFPPGYNDIMTGVDALIGQGLVDSTRMGVLGWSAGGHWSNWILTHTNRFKAISSGAGTSNWISMYAQSDMQRNRQHYLGDKLPYDDFEAYWRQSPIRYIRNAKTPTMIHVVEGDPRVPSPQSVELHMGLKRVGVPTELFMYPGASHGIPDARNRLLKSTAEMAWMNYWVLGSGKKFSWRDVLQTLEDPKSEQKVEIKGP
- a CDS encoding alpha/beta hydrolase-fold protein — its product is MVPVVALLALSTAPAPLVAQSTAPSSRILKISSGALGETRLVHVHLPEGYALAHQRYPVVVLLDGQVRAFNDITLASAAYDLTGEQHPIAMRPQIVVAVEQGDRADDLVRRQDAFLHFLTDELLPRIDRDYRTVPFRTLIGHSLGGRFALGALCRAPRDFPAIIAISPSLADSLASAVVRCVREDTATAHRFLALSAGTREPRALANVERLIAALRDSIPPHWHITRIDAPGLDHTGAPLITIPLGLRFIFSDSAWLFPAAIDDSLSRRLGDADRLLARSIAARDRAFGMPRGASLDAMATEYARVVRAWLWHRNGERAVASARQLVERHPDTMLSHTLLIDALDAAGDQTGARKAIESALTWSNRVPWFDETQKARFQAQMRKALSERIPR